CTTGCTGCATTTGGTTGTAAGGTCCCTCTAATCTTGAGGCAGCAGCACATTTGTTCTTTTCTAATCAGTGGGGTCCAAATACAGTCCCACAAACATGAGTAGGAGAGAATATTGGATAGAAGTTGGAATCTAATGGCATCTTTAACAACTTCAGGTATTTGACATTTAATGAAGAAACCAACACCAATAATCTTGTTTCGATATATCTTGGAGAATTTATCAGGCATTGGACTTTTTAGGTTTCACGAACTTAAAATTCAGTCCCTATTCAAAACTTTCAGGCCTTGCAATTGTGCAGCATGTCCCAGAATTGCAAGTGAATTATCAGAATCTGCTGACAACAATTTCTTAGTCATTTGACATCTTATGTAGAACTGAGTCATAGAACAAGCTTAGGTGCAAAATTCAGACCCTATTCAAAAACTGCAATTGTGCAACAGGTCAAGAACTCAGTggtattcatttattttctttttttccaatcAAAACTTTTATAAGACACACGATTTCTTCAAATTATTAGGAGAATAAAAAAGGATAATTGTTTTATCATCTGTTCTTTTATTCtaatgatttatatcttttcaTCTAAACTTGTGTTAATGAAATGACATATATGGTCGCTTGTGTTCATAATTGCAGAATCATAGCAAATTTCTTAGAACTTTGAAGGGAGGACTTGACTAGGCAACTAACACTGCAGGAATTAGCTTACTAAACTGGTATTtgggtagttatttttttatttttattcataaaagtTTTTAACATATATCTACTAAATGCTTTTCATGAGATGATTAAACCAAAATACTCCTCACATGTTTGTGTGTATACTGgctttaaaaagttaaaaaagaataagagaatGAACGAATGGGCCTAATCTGTTCATAAGTGCACTAATTCAAAGATAGTTTGAATTGAATTTGTATATGTTAATagaatataattacaaattatGTTTTAATTACTTCAAGTATCTTGCTTTTTATGCACAactgaaaatcaatttttttgttcttctttctgctttttgaggttttgatattttgaagAACTTCTCAATCATTTGACTTCTCACGCAGAACAAATTAAGGACAAACTTGGCTTACCTTGTTCAAAACTTTATGGCCCAGAAATTAAGGCAAGTACAGTCTTCTACTCAATGGTAATcatctttatttattaaaaaaaatatatattccctttacttttttctttcatctaaACTTTAATTAGATTCATGATTTCTTTAAATTATTAGGAGAATAAAAAGGGATAATTGTATATTCTtccttttgttcttttattctaATGATTTATATCATTGCATCTAAGCTTGTGTTGATGAAATGACCTATATGGCTGCTTCTTAATAATTGCAGAATTGTAGCAAATTTGGTAGCATTTTGAAGAGAGGAATATAACCAGGCAACTATGACATTACAGGGAATCAGCTTACTATAAAAGTATTTTGGtggttaacttttttttgttgggggggggggggggttggggggggaTATTTGTTTACTTCCTCACATGTTGATGTAAAGACTGACTTTTTAAAGTCAGAACTCAGGAGGACACAAGAGTGACTGAACGAGTATAATTTTTTGCACATGCACAAATTTGAAGGTAGATTGGATTGAGTTTTTATCTGTTACTCaattaaatattactaattaAGGTTCTTCATCTCACTTGTATTCCAATTAAGACTTGAGGATAacaccatttttcttttcattttctctatCGTTAGTATTTTGTCTATTTGACTACCTCCAAAAGCATAGCCTTTGCTTCTTAACTTTTAGTTGTTCAGTCTCTATTCGAACAATGGGCAACATGACGCATGTTCTTTTTATAATCACTGGAAAGAAGAGGGGGCGAGCACAGTGTAATGGATGGATAGAGTGTATGGAGTTTTTAGGCCAAAGAGACGTAGAAGGAGTAAGAATGGCTGAGCTGTGATGGGTAAGAGAGGTTGTTTGATTAGATGTCCCAAACTGGAAGGTATTGGAGTAGACAATGAAAATGGAAGCAACAACATCAACctactttcctctctctctcaattagaGGTTTTAGGCTTATATTAGATTAACAATTTAAAATCTCTTCCAAAGGAGAGGCTGCAGAACCTCATTTCTCTCTGGGAACTCTATATAAAAAGGTGTGATGGTCTGGGTTCTCTCCATTGGATAGGCATCCTCACCTCACTACAAAGCCTTAACATTTGGGAATGTCCCAAACTAATGTCACTTCCTCAAGGGATTCACAATCTCATGTCTTTATATGAACTAGGAATTGATAATTGTCCCAATCTGATGTCACTTCCTCAAGGGAGTTGCAATCTCACCCCTTTAAAAAAGTTGGAAATTCTTGATCATCCCCTCTAACAACAAAGATGCAAGAGGCAAACAGGTGAAGATTGGCCCATCATTACTCATGTCCCATACGTGTATGTGGATGGTTTGATCCACCAAGATGAAACAATACTTCAGGTATgcatctatctatctatctatcttttCATCCCAAATTAAAAACCAACCATTGGTTTTTGaggattttgatattttgaacTACTTCTAAAACTATTCAAATTTGTTCTTATGCTCAACTAAACCAATTTaaaattctctttcttttttgtcttttttctttttccagtcTATAAAATGTTAATTACAAAGTTATTTGAACAAGAAAGATTAAGATAATGCAATCCtatatttaaaattctaattatttatatctttttacATAAGAATATAATATGATGTGTGTATGATTGCTTCTAAATAATTGCAGAATCAGAGTCAAAGTCAGTTTGTTAACACTCCAAGAGGAGGACTTAATCTAGCAACTACCATTGCAggaattagcttatttttaggtATTTTGTTGGTTGATTCTCTTTTGTTCATTTAAAAGTCTCTCAtttgttcttttattctttcatttcttaACTTCCTTCTTTTGTTGAGGAagtaacatattttattttaatgagatgattaaacagaaattttttgtttgcttcCTCACATGTTGAATTGTTGATGTAAGACTGACTTTGAAGTCAAAGAAGAATGCGAGAATGACTGAATGAGTCTAATTTGTTCATTCATGCACAAATTGAAATGTGGATTGGATTGAGTTTGATCTTTTACTCGATTAAAATTTACCAATGAAGGTTTTCCTTTTTGCTTGAATCCCAATTAAGATTAGAGGATTTTGTTACTTTACCCATTTTTATATACGAGGTTGTTATGCTCAAAACAGAACCCAAGTTTTAGAACTTTTCGTTTTTCCAATGGTTGGTAATCTGGCAGTTTCTCTCTCTGCTAAATCCGTGGCccttggttttgaattttggcCGTGGGGTCCCTATGTGAACATGAGGCAGCAAACATGAATATAGGAGGGAAAGAGTTGAATCGGTTGGCATCTTTTACTACTTCAGGTATTTGGTTTTTTATGCAGATCCGAACACcaattttcttgttcttcttcttcttcttcatctttgccttttcagttttgatattttgaagAACTTCTCAATCAAATGACTTCTCACGCAGAACAAATTAAGGCAACAACTAAGCTGGTGCAAAATTTGGACCCTATTCAAAACTTTTTGGCCCTGAAATTGTGCAACAAGTCATGAACTCAAGGTTATCatctatttcctttttttttttttttttttggaaatctCTTATCtgttttgttccctttttgTATGGTCAAAGGACTGTTGCTACATATATGATCTCATCACATAAATGGAGAAGAAAGGATAACATCTATATCTTTGTACGTAAAACTTCTTTGATGTGATGAGGTGATGTTCTTGGTTGCATTCTGACAATTGTAGAAATGGAGAAAATCTTTTAACACTTTGAGGGAGTATCTACCCTGCCAACTAAGACTGCAGGAATTAGCTTATTTTAATGTATTCTGTTTGgtcaatttttttcctttatattataattttttgtatcaaaaaggaaaattactaGCAATATAgtatcaaaaaggaaaattactaGCAATATAAACtttgttacttttttaatttttattttcctacttTTATAGGCCAAATCactttaaaaacttttttcccTAGTGATTAAATCTTTGGATCTTGTGGCACCTGCTACTGCTACAGCCTCTACCTCATCTCCAAATATATCAAGGTAAAATATTCTTATCATTTTCATTGTGCCTTAGCTTCTTATTGTTGTCCTCCCAAAAAGAGGAGCTCTTTCTGTAGTAAGCTCAATAAATTTTTCTGTTGTTCTTGTGCTGAAAATGTTTCATTTTTGCAGATACTTCATAACTTCCAGGTATGCtttcagatttttttattttattttttgggtgtgttCCCTGTTATACATAAGCGTTCTGTACTTATGATaaaatttttctccaaaatttcAAACAGAACTGTGGAATATCGTCTTTTCTCTTACTTCTTTACCTATTATTTTATGATGGTTTATTAATGCTGAAAACTTGAACTCAAAAACTTAAATACACATGCACTGGAATCCTGTTCATCTAGTCGAGGAAGATTTCAAGCTGAAAGTGAAATAAcacaaagaaagaacaaaaagggGCAGAAAAGTATCATCAAGCTTGTTAGAAAAAATCGATTTTCCACTAAGATCACAATTAATTGGAGTTGTGCTAATGATAGGAATGTCTGTTTCATGTTATAGTATCAGTTTCCCAATaatattctttctcttttgtggtTGGGATGAAGGTCACTTTAACAATTTCTTTGAAGTAAGTGCAAAGTGTGAAGATGATCCTATCGTTGTGTAATatggagaggaaagaaaagggagaaTTTTGGTTGAATTCCACTTGGAGTACCTTGCCTTTTCACCTGAATTCTCCTGTtacattttgttgttgtaagTTATAATCTTGGAATTTACCTTGTACGAATATTGCTGCTTGGTGAAGTTGTTAATCAAGGAAgaattggtgattgaagtttTGTCCTTCTGTATTCTCTCTAGAAGCAAGTTTTGAGAAGCCTTCAGAAAAGGCAATTTTACATATTTCTCACAACAATTGAAGTCAAATCCAACTAGGTTACATCttgtcctaaaaaaaaaaaataaaaaaaaaaaaaagaagttaaatcCAACTAATTCCTTCCACTTTAAGTGTGAGCGTATGCCTTCCAAATCTTGTCAATAGTTCATTCCTGTTACACTCATCCTTTGCCCAAATGTTTGCTGGAGTtgtcttagattttttttggtcCTACTTATTTTGGTCAGCATAGTCATAGATTACTTCAAGAAGTTCTTGTTggtttattcttcttcttctttttttttttttttttttttttttttttttttttttttttttttgttgaagacTATTGCATTATATTTTGTAGGTAAGATACTTGGAGCCTCTGTTCTCGTTTTGCCAACTAATTGCTTCAATGTTGTACAGCTATTCTTATGGGTTATTAGAGTGCAAAGAAGAGGTAGCTATAATATTCTGAGTAAATGATGCAATTAAGCTgttattgatattttaatatgatattttaaTCATTGTTTCCTCTGTAGATGGCGGTTCCATTGAGCACACAACTTGTCTCAAAACTCCTTTTCCATGAGAGGTGAGCCTacatgtttcttttttgtaaaattgacagttcctttatatttttaaatatctaaTATTTAAATTGTAGACTCTATTCTTTAATTTACTATGGAAAACTACCTTGTTTCCTTTCATTATGGGGTGAAAGTTATTTGCATGCATGATCATATCTCTAGGTATTTGAAGATAACAAAAGTTTCTCTAACTCCCTTATTCTTTGTCAGGGATATCAATACTATGATTGTGGAGTTAACTATTTGAGGGTCATCAAAAGGGGATTATTCACCATTAATACAGAGCGCAAATTTTATGTCAAGTCTGGAATTTGACTCATTACAAGGAAGATGGTTAAGATCACATAATAATGTGGATTGGTTATTGTTCTCGTTTGGAAAAGTATTAGTCATCTTCAACAGTTGCGCCAGAGAATGAGAACAATTGAACAGATCCATTCATTTCATTAGGAATGCTGAATTTGCAATTCTCAACTTGTTTAATGTTGCTGTCAGTTTGACtatcaaatatttcatttcttcaaattttatgATTTGGGTGGCCAGCTTTGTGTGGCATTTTCGTGTGAAACCAGTTTATTAGGTTCTTCTTTGCTACCTGGATTTGATCATAGCTAGGGTGCTCTCCATTgtccatactttttttttttgatgggatccATTGTCCATACTTGTATGTCAATTTatgttttgtattattatttttatatggtgAAGGAATACTCCagaaagaaaatctttttttttttttttcataataaaaattcagatttatACAATGTGTTGTATGACTCAAGTTTTACATATGTATGAACACCTTCACTGTAAATGAGACTATTATACGTCTGAAAGTGATACTTTATTGTAGCAATCCTTGTttcaacttgttttttttttaatatttttttaaaggatttttatgaaaatattttaaggaGAATTTAATAGTATATTAGCAttaagaaaaagtttttttttaatgataccAAACTTAAGAAAATGATGACTTGAAATTTGTACATTTCCATTTGAAagataatgtattaattaaCAATCTTCTAAAAAGTTGGATTTTTCAAATAGGGCTAATAGTGTATAGGACAAATAGAGCAACATGTACTAAACATTAGGTATTATACAAGATTACATCATATGAATATATGCTTCCCCATAAGTGTTACATTTTGTAGGACAAGTTTTTTATATAGCACACTTTTTAAGTATACTAATAAAACATTATGTCCTTGGCGAAACCCTCTGTATTTGATTTTCAAGAAGTCTACACAAGTGCAATTAAAATCCTAAtactaaatttcttttaagaatTTTACAAGAAGTTTgcttacttttaaaaaaaaatgcttgaatcatctaccatttttttttaataataaaatttgagatttataCATTATGTAACACAAATACATTATGAACACCTTTGCTCTAAATGAGACTCTATTCTAGTAAAGCTtgtttcaacttatttttatttatttatttagtctattttagataaatatagttttaaaatttttatttttattttctatatatatagttgtacTTTTACACAACTACTTTCTCCTAGTGTCAGCATCAACAGAACCGTGTGGGGTGGTGTTTGTGCCACCACCAACCATTCAAAGACACACTACAAGATTTTGGATTAGAAGATAAATGTGTGTGTGGCTACTCTAAGCTCATCTAATAATCCTGTAAGAAAAACAATGGCTGAAGGAGCTTTGTTCCACCTTGCAGAAAAAGTCCTTGAACTGCTGCGTTCCTTAACCCTCCAAGAGGTCAAACTGGCCTCTAGTGTCAAAACAGAGATTGAAAAACTAACAAACACAGTTTCCACAATCCAAGCAGTGATTCTAGATGCAGAAAAGCAGAGTTCTCAAGACCATCAGATCAAAGATTGGCTCAAAAAGCTTAAGGATGTTCTCCATGATGCAGATGACTTGCTGGATGATTTCTCCACTGATGTTTTGCGACAGATAGTGATGACAAAGAAGGTACGCATTTTCTGTTCAAGTTCTAACCGGCTTACTTTTAGTCCTAAGATGGGTCATGAAATAAAAGCAATTAGGGAGAGTCTAAATGCCATTGCAGAAGTTAAGGaggattttcattttagtcAAAACTTCGTTGAGCCACAAGTCATGAACAGGGAAAGGAGAACTTATTCTTTTGTATTTGAAGAAGTTGTTGGGAGAGAGAATGATAAGGAAGTGATTATAGAACGTCTTTTTAATGATAATGTTGTAGAGAATATTTCTATCTTTCCAATAGTTGGCATTGGAGGATTGGGGAAGATAAGTAGACAACTTTAGCTCAGCTAGTATATAGTGATGAAAATGTGGACAAAAATTTTGAGCTAAAGCTATGGATTTGTATCTCTGATATCTTTGATGTAAAACGaattgttaaagaaagtttAGAACAGTTGACAAAGAGGAAGCATGAAGGAAGCCTTGAGATCTTGGAAAAACAGTTTTGAGAAGGAttcaatggaaaaaaaaaaaaatacttgcttGTCTTGGACAAATTGTGGATTGAGGATAAAAAGAAATGGCTTCTCTTGAGAAATTTGCTAATGGTTGGTGCAAGGGGAAGTAGGATAATTGTGACCACACGCTCAAAAAGGGTAGCATGGATAATAGGGTCAATTTCATGGTATGCTCTAAAAGGCCTACCTATAGAAAAGAGTTGGAGCTTGTTTGTAAAAATGGCATTTGAACAAGGCCAACTGCTAGAACACCAAGCCTTTATAAGCATAGGAAAAGAGATTGTGGAAAAGTGTGGTGGGGTACCTCTCATCGTAAGGACAATAGCAAGCTTGCTACGTTCCAAACCTTCAGAAAATGAATGGCAATTCTACAAAAAACTATGAACTCTCAAAAATAACACAACAAGAAGAATATGATATTTCATTAACACTTAAGTTGAGTTATGATCATCTACCATCACACTTAAAACAATGATTTGCTTATTGTAAATTGTTTCCAAAAGATTCCGAAATTGATGTAAAAACACTTATTCATCTTTGGGCAGCACAAGgttttattaaattatcaaattcaaaGCAACGTATTGAGGATGTTGGCAAAGAGTATTTTATGGTATTACTTTGGAGGTCTTTTTTTCAAGAtgtaataaaagatgaattggGCAATATAGTATTTTGCAAAATGCACGATCTCATGCATGATCTAGCAAATCTTGTGGTTGGGGCAGAAAGTACCATGTTAACTTTAAGTGAGGAAAATATTGATAAAAATCTTCGTCATGTATCATTTGATCTTAGGTATTAATTGAGGCAATTCCCAATCCCCATGGTTAAAGGAATGAAAATACGAACAATTCTTGGAGCTAGTGTAGGGCAAGAGTTGGGTAAATTAACTTGTGATGCACTCATTTCAAATCTCAATTATTTACGCACATTAGATTTGAGTAAATTAAAGCTATGTATAGTGCCAAATTCAATTGGAGAATTAAAACATTTACGATATCTTGATCTTTCTGAAAATGAAGATATTGAATTTCTCCCTAATTCCATTACTAAACTGTTGAATTTGCAAACATTAAAACTCAAGTACTGTAAGTCGCTTAGAGAATTACTGagggaaattaaaaattttgtcaatCTTAGGCATCTAGATATTTTTGAATGTCAAAGACTGACTCATATACcccttggacttgaactttgtacttctcttgagatactaTCACTTTTTGTTGTAAGCAAGGCTGAGTGTAGTGGTGGATTGAGTGAATTGAAGGAGTTAAGTAATTTGGGAGGAAGCCTAAGTATTAACAATTTGGGACATGGAAAAGATGACATGCTGGAGCTGGAATGTAAAGCTGCAAAACTGAAGGAGAAACAACAACTTCAACAATTGAAATT
This genomic stretch from Quercus robur chromosome 4, dhQueRobu3.1, whole genome shotgun sequence harbors:
- the LOC126724207 gene encoding putative disease resistance protein RGA1, with amino-acid sequence MVKGMKIRTILGASVGQELGKLTCDALISNLNYLRTLDLSKLKLCIVPNSIGELKHLRYLDLSENEDIEFLPNSITKLLNLQTLKLKYCKSLRELLREIKNFVNLRHLDIFECQRLTHIPLGLELCTSLEILSLFVVSKAECSGGLSELKELSNLGGSLSINNLGHGKDDMLELECKAAKLKEKQQLQQLKLWWDSSWAENNVSYDEMSLEKLQPHPNLKALKLWFYMGVIIPSWVSSLTNIVDLEFYRNRNLQHLPPLNQLPFLKSVILKYMEALEYISKDSIRKALGSSKTTFFHPYLLS